A stretch of DNA from Mugil cephalus isolate CIBA_MC_2020 chromosome 12, CIBA_Mcephalus_1.1, whole genome shotgun sequence:
AGGGTAACTCTCCTGTTATTCACAAAAATACACCTGCAGTCAATAACCACCTGAAAATTGTCAAGCACCTTGTGAGGTGAGCTTAATGTTTCCAAGGTCTTAACACACTTGAAATACATAAAGGCTGTTAATGGTCATTTTGTAAAACtgtcatattgtttttttttttttttttttaagtatacAGCCACTGAAGACTCCCTACGGACTCCCAGCAGAAGAGGACATGGCTGATACATACATTAACAGCAATGGAGAGCTGATTGTACGTCGCCTCCTCAAGCCCGTCGACCAAAAGGCCATCGAGTCTTAGCTCCGCTATCGATCATATCATTAGTTGTTTTGTACAAATGGAAAGCTCCCTTCCTTTCTGGATTCCGGTAGACAGAGTAAATGATGTGGCGTTAGCCAGATTTGAGGACTGGTTGTATGTAATGTGTCTTCGGCTTGCAGACAATAAACCTCAGCTGAATATGAGTAATACTGTCATCAAAATGTCTCAAGTCCTTCTTCTGCATGAGAATGTCCTGGTGTTGGTTGAAGTATTTAATTTATCTTATGTTCTGCATTTACTTGTCAGGATATGTTGCCTAATTTTTAAAAGgttgacaaaataaacaatttaaatatcAGCTTATCAAATATATACAGTCTACACCTAAAATTGATAGGAGCATAATCAGTCCTCCAATTTAGCAACTATGGCTGAGGTTCCTTATGCATTTTCTTcaatttttccacatttttttttatatgtgatgcaagaaaaataacaaaagggGCACACAAATAAATTTCAGGTGTTAATCATAtgtgcaacatattttttttaaatacatttttgcaaaTACCTTCAGTTGAGTAGTACAACAAATAACAcagaagcacttttttttttttaaatttcttttatgAAGTCAAACTCTCGCTACAACAAGATGTCAGGTACAAATGCATTGTGATGCAAAAAGATGATCTTGGCACCCGCATAGATGACTGACTGGTTTAAGATGAGACTCACAAGTAACAAATGTATGAAATGATAGTTTCTATCTAAATGAGTCTGTACTTAATGACAATGCTTTAAGgtttcaataataaaaaaaaaagagacaaactcAAGAAAGAGTAGAGCTATGCACACTGTGATGCAGTGCTGTCACTCAAACATGAAACACGGAAgacaattaattaaataaggCAGTAACACGCATGTTAATTGCTTTTTATCAAATAATTCCATAGATCGGGTAAATTAAACTATGGAAATGAACACAGTGAATGGTAAGTCActgagagaagaggggagggaaaatCAATGTGGGCTGTCTGCTAAGATCTTTTATGGAGGTAGCCCTGAGAGAGAAAACCAAGCAACTGTCAGACCATCTTCAGTCTTCTtcagaatctgaatctgagtcGTAACCTTTGCCTCTGATGGTTTTCTTCTCCACTTTAGTGAACTTTGAGCCTGATCTCTGAGACACTGTTGGGGGCTCCATCAAGTTCCCActaggagagaggaggaaaaaaaaaaaaaaacagttattttcAGCAGCACTTTCAAAAGCGAAGTAGTGAGTCTGCCGCACGTCTAACCTGTAGTTGATAACATCTGCGCAGCCGAGTCTCCACTCAAGCATCTCTGTGGGAAACTCATCGGTGTTGCCCAGATCAGTGAATCCAACCACATAGTCCTTTGTCTTTCCGTCTAAAAGCAAAGCCAGTGTAGGAATAACTTTGATGTGCAGCCTCTCTGTCAGGAACGGGGCCTTCTCTACATTCAGCTTGATGAATTTAGTCTCGACGTGCTTCTTTGCCAAGATAGCCAGGTGTTTGTCGAGGATCTTACACCTGCGTGTGGGGAACAGAAGACAGAACGACATGATCAGTTGCTCACTGATAAAATATCACAGCTACTAAGATGCACACAACCTTAGTTACAGTAGTATGGCTTTAGTTACGGCTTACCTGAAGGTCGAGGATCTGTAGAAGTGGCAGACAACATTTTTGGTGTCCTTCACTTCAGCAAAAAAGTCTTTCTCACTGGGGATTTCTCTATACTCCCCGTGGCCCTTTGACAGCCACTCCTTAAAAGCAAAAGTGCAAGTGAATaatagaacagaaaacattcaaagagaagaaacacactgacagcaAGTCATTAGTAAGGTGAATAATGACCTGAAGTCTGGAGCAAGAGTTAGTCCATAAACCACCTCATCTTCCCATTATGGTCTTCGTAAATAACTTGCTTGCTAAAACATTCTTGTGGCACATATCAATTACATCTTTGATTACCACGGAGCTAAGTGTCACAACAACGGGAAAACCTGTTTTTATctgctacagaaataaaacgGCATAAAACGAGATGCATAACATCCCGCGTACCTGCTTCTGCTTCTGGGCCTTTTTAAGTGCCTCTAATCGTTTCTCCTTCAGCCTCTCCAAATCATCCACGTCCATTTCACTGAGTTTGCTTATCTGCGCatccacctgctcctccaccagctTGGCGGACTGCTCCAAAACCTTCGTAATGATATCCACTGACTGGTTGGCCATGGCTGCTCAGTGGGATGAACTCTATGAACAGTAAAGAACAGATTATGTAAGGTCAGACACAAAAGTCCGACACATATGAGATGCACAGTCACGGCTCCAATAACACTAATACAGTCTGATGCAGCAATGGTAAATCATTTTAGTTATATATATCAAATAACATAGGATCACAATAAAAACCTGTCCTCTGTCTCAATTGTGACAGTGGGGTATGGGAACTACACAGGACAGGCAGGACTTAGCTCGGGTGTTAAAAACTGCATGGACTGAGTTGGACTCAGAGGGCCAGCTGGATCACAAAAGATAGTTCTGTGCATTGTTTACTtaagctattttattttacgaaataatacttatattttatttttacttgtggttttaagagtgtttcttctatgtgcaactaagctactgtgaacaagtaatttcccttgtggatcattaatgTCTGTCTAAATCTAGgtcaaatgacaaatgaatcTTGAATGATGAAGGAACGGCTGCTGTCTGTAGCAAACTGGGGTGTGTAACCAGCGCAAACCTGTTTTGTAAACTTGGTCAATTGTCTGAATAAGAGAATAAAGAGAGTCGTCTTTGTTGAACTACGTTACCTAATGTCAAACACGAAGCCATGGCAACAATTGGGCACGCCTTGTcagctagcattagcctagCCGTATCTGCGTACAACCTACGTACTCactctctttttgtttattagttCGACATTTCTCTTTCGAGTTGCCACTAATTAATACAAGCCGAGAAAACagtgagtttttctttgccagtaaacaaagaaaaatctaaCGTTGCGCACCGCTAGAGTCCATGTTTGCTATGCCAGCCAGCCAGCTAACATTAGTCCCGCGATTTCCACAAACATTATCACACTCATTCACACGAACTAATATTTAACCGTtgtataataaacaacaaaaaaattccGTGTGTTGTTTTCAATAGGAAGAAACCAACGCACTAATTAAAGTGCGGTTAAATAGTTACCTGGTTTAACGATAGATGAGCTGCAACACAAGTGCGTGAGACGGTTGGACAGCATAGATATGGTTGGGGAGGATATTACGTCACGACGCACATTGGACGTGCGCGGTGACGTAATACGCGCCAAGTGTTGGAGttcatagtaataataattataattgttactattatattattatattataataatagttATTATTATGAGCTCCGACACTAGGTTAGTGGGATCTATGCGTAAGACGGTTGAAGTGGATTTTACGTTTCGATGCTCGCTCGGCGTCACGCTAACCACTTCCGGCcaactttcaaaacaaaagaaacgcGCTGATTCAACTTGTATAACTTATATTTGTAACCATTTACCTTTATATTGCGAATACTTGTTCAAtatttgatttacattttactttttattctgtttgtattGGATTCTGTCCAATATATACTAATGAATTATATtatactaataaaaataaaactgttcaaCTGATCCAGATTAAAAGGTGAGCCTATTGTAGGTTGACCATTATCTATTTGTAACTTATAAACAAGTTTGGATGCAAACTAAAGAGCGAAcacataaactgaataaaaactgataaagaaaaaacaaaacgaagaTACATACATTAATACAGACTTTACAGTTTATTACCAAGATTTAGAAAACGTACAAACAAAGTTCACAGCTTCAGGTCTTCAGGCACAAGCCAGTTTAGAGAAGACAAGACTGGCCAATTGTAACTTCTGGCCATTAACTTCAGGAAAGATATGAATGGTGAAGAGAAGCAACGTCCTGAAAGTGAGCGGTGACTCACACATTCTGAATTACATTCATATCAACAAGTTTAAAAAGACGGATTGATTTGGTTTGCATATAGGGATACTCCTTGAAACAAAAGTCTCAACAACACGCATATGGTCTTCCACGGTGAGATCTGGTGAAATCATGTCAAAATCAAAATGTCCTTTACAGAAACACACTAACAATGTGGCCACAGGTCAGACAAATGTCTCCAGAGTGTGAAATATACAAGATAGGTCATAGAGTTAAAAATCAGATCACCCGTTCCTATGCAATTCCAGCATCATTTCAGACTTAAGAAAccagtgaaaacacagaatattaGATTTACTCCAAATACAAATGCTTTATGAAAGGTTACATTATCTCTAAGGGACATCTCAGTTGTttgtggaaaaaagaagaaatgcataGGCTACTTATTGATTGCCATGACCCGTTGTCAATGTCCTCCCGAATCAGAGTGCTACTGAGAATCAACAGTTAACCTCATGTGAAGTGCTTTGGCCAGCTTCAGATTTCCATGTTGGAACAATTAGAGAGAGAAGAGTTACAATTTAAAGACAGTTACTAAGAAATCACTACTGGTAAACAATACAAGAGGTAATTCCTCTGCATACATTTTTTGACAAGGatctttaaaaacattatttacacaCCATAATAACAAGATTTGGCACTTTCtttgaaagagacaaaaaaaaaagatactaccgtatgcagcagctgcagataCTTCACAGATAAGTGCTAGCGGCGAGGAGCAccaaatgaacaataaaaaacaaacaaaaaaaaaaagtgacatttttgtCCTACAGTTTCTGAGATCATTTTATGTGTGATATATGAGGTGTGCTACAAAaccaacagactgaaaaactgCTAAAAGATGATTTGCATCGAAACATGATAAAAGTGttcatcattcttttttttaaaaatcttatCCTTGGACTGATGACAAAAGTTGCTTTATCAGATGAAAAACACTcaccaagaaaaagaaaaactttagaACAGAGATGTGCAAGAAACATGTAAGCAATACCTGTAAGGACCTTCAGGTGAAATGAGACACACGTATGGAGCTGAGTGTTATGAAGCTTAAATGAATTTGGAAAAAGCTGGTATGATTATCACAGTTGTGGGTGACGGGGAGTAGATTTTGAGAACTTCAGTTTGAAGTTCTTGACATTTGAAGAGTATTGTTAGCGTTGTACATTCTGAATACTGTCATGGCTCGTCCTTGTATTGTGTGCATGTAACCATTATTTGCGCCTCGCTCCCGGGAGGCACAAAACTGAAAATCACAATGTGATGTCATGATCTGATAACCACGTGAAggtagaaagacaaaaaaaaaaaaaaaagtgtagctGTAATGGCCAAGCTATAAAATCTGTACTTCTTCATGATACCTTCAGGGTGCTACCATACGCTTGCTGCACCACCACCTGCACGTTGTCTAAGATAAAGTCGAAAGCCATACTCCACACAGACTCCACCGACTGCTGCATGATCCTGCAGACAAAAGATCGACAGAGAAAataaggaatgaatgaaaagagatAACGATAACGATGCTAAACTGCACGGAGCTTACCTcttcatatattttataatcAGATCCAACTTTTCCAGGTCTTTATCTTCAATCAGATCAGTGCAGTATTTCACCACCTGCAGGATGTCCTCCTCCATGGGTTCTATAAAAAGTGGTaaccaataaaaaaagatgcattATAGCAAAGCCACAAACAACAGCAATGACACAGGTAAATAACATTACGATACATCTGTTCTTCAACGTGTACCTGTTATGGTGGTGACCCACTCTCGCAGGAGAGTTTTAATGTCTGTCAGGTCACAGGCTCCGGCCAACGCCGGAGCAGGACGGGCAGTCAGATTAGTCACAGATACTTGGATGTCAGGTTTTGAGGTCGACGCTGATGCACCATTTTCGGTCTGGGGAGGGAAAACAGGTATGAGCTTGCATAAATAAACGGCCTGTCTTTACCATAAAAGCCACTGATGCACTTACCTTCAGTATGTTCTGACCCCGTGTTTTTACAGGGGATGGAATGGACTTGGCCGGGCTGTTTGTCGCTTGACGCCTCTTTAGTGGTGAAGCTCCCTTTTTAAGAGGACTGACGTTCTTCCTCTTGTAGCGCCGCTTCACTCGACCAATGCCAATTCCCATACCGGGCTGTTTTAGCTGCAGCAGTGGATTCCTCTGCTCCGCTGCAGGGAAACCAAGAGGTTTAAATGCACGCTGATAAAAGCAAAAGGCTTTTTGTTTCACCTGACCCCACCCCGGGGCAgccactgccatcagactgtacaacagcacACAACTCCAATCTCACTGatatgtagtttatttttatcatcacTTTATCTACAACTTctgtcactttgttcttgtaCAGTGGTTACTTTGTTATCTCCGTCctatttaatgtatttcttGCTGCCTGCTCtctttgtcctatttaatttctcttcGGTCACTACTTTTcctgacttgtgctgctgtagcatttgaatttcccccagtggggatcaataaagtatcatCTTATCTTACTTACACATTATCCCTTGGGGTTGGACGTTTGTTACACGGCTGTAGGCAGACTTTAGTTCCTCCTGTAGCTCTTTGGGAAGGGCGGCAAATACGTCGGGATCCACCTGCAGTCAGACAACAGAGAAACTTAAATTCaaattttgtgtattttgggaaAAATTTgtgaatgcatttaaaatgacatgcTATCTGATGAAATGTGTTAGTAATGttagttttacaaaaaaatatggaaaacaaGTATGTAATAAGTAGTTATGATAAGTAAAAACCGACAATAAGTTAGGGATTTTTCCTTGTTCTGTGAAATGCAATAACCACATAAACAGACGATAATAATTAAGAAAAGCAAATCAAAAGTTGCATCTCCACCTGCGAGAAGCTAGGTAGTTCCAGTACAATTCCCGGGCTGTCTGGCTGGTTCGGGATCTGCAGAACCAACGTTCCTGCAGGCGAAGTGTACCGTGCAGGTACAGGGGtaagaggaggacggggaggggtGGCTGGACGGGAGTTAGGAGTGTAGCGGTGAGGATCAGGTGTGTGGCAGTTATTCGTTCTCCCGTCTCTCTTAATCCACGACTGCTCCACTTGTTCCCTCAGCTCTGCGGGCAGAGCCTCCAACACAGAGCGATCCACCTGAAAGATCATTCAGAAAGAGTTTTCTTAAAATCACGTCATTATAACATCTCTTGTTTCATCAATCCGACAAATCCTTTAAACCGGCCTTTACCTGTGAGGGGGAAGGGACCTCGATACTGAAGTTGAGACGTGTTCGGGAATGTTTTGGAGTTTGTCTGGACGCTGGGTGGTCTTTGCTTGTTCCTGGGACCGGCTCAGCAGGCGACAAAGGATGTGGAGAGGAGCTGGACGACGGGGCTGTTTTAGAGGAACTcttttccctgtgtgtgtctgcaacaTCTGCAACAAGGATCTGTGACTTAACTGATCTTatagacaacaacaaaaacaaaatcagtctGACCAAACAAACCTCTGCTACTGGTTCTGGTGCTCTGTCCCTGGCCCACCAACATGTCTTTGATGGAGCGTATCCGAAGGCCCTTTGAGTCCTGAGCAGCTGACTGATTTCCCTCaagaacctggacctggatgcCGACACCTCTCATGTCCTGCACCTGCAGCTTCATGGCGTGGAACAGCTTGATGACTGCAGCGGCAATCAGCTCACCGCTGTCAGTGGACTGAGCGAGCATCACAGTCCTGAGGGAAAGagacaggtaaaaaaaaagtgcaaagacAACGACGCGGATGAGCAACGCAGAGAGGACATTGTCAATCACTTGTAACCTGCGGGGATAACAGCCTCACCTGGCTAGATTATCACAGATGCCATGACCACCATATTTAGCCGGTTCCAGTGGAGCTCCAATCTTGCGAACCATGACCTTGAGGGTGACTCTGCGGCCTCGCAGTCCTGCATCTTGCAGACGTTTTTGCACCTCCATGGATAAGTTAGTCAGAAAAGACTCGGCCTCATCGACCTGGCGAGTAGCACAAGACGCTTAGAAAGGACAAAGATATGAAAACAGACGGCACAGGAGGAATGTGGTACATAAAGTATGTCTGACCCCGGTGAAGCGAATGTTGTAGTTCATTTCTGCCGAGacagatttcctttccttctcgTAGCGGACGGGCCGGTCATCCAGACCTCTGCAGAAGCGGAATAGGGTTTGACCGGTGCGGGGTCCAAACTTCTTTTGCAGCTGAGAAAGAGACACTTGCTGGAGGTCCCCACAAGACCTCACACCCATAGCAGCTAGCTTCCTACCCATAACAGGCCCAACACCTAGAAAGAGAAATTACATAATTAGATTGAGTACTCACCACAAACAATGCTACAATACTGTAGATCAGTGATTCTGTTGTATTATCTGTCAAACACCAACACCTTGAGATCTTAATATGATcctctgcagtttttattttaaaaggaaaaagccataagtaagagtgcaatgttttaattttgtttcttttgcttAAATTGAAGTTTCATCTGGGTAGACTCAAGCAGAATTTACATCATCTTTATATCAGGTTTGAGTTTATTTGTGAGCCTATCAATTTAACAGGCTTCgtttgatatttggattttgtcaTATATGAGAATGCATTTCTCCATCGTTGGAGGGAACCATTGTTTATGAATCATTCATTCAGCCTCTTTCTTGTCATTTCTGATATCTgcgtggtgctgatggacagctccttgaaaacTGTAACACCGAATGTGTGGCAACACGTTACAGATGCTGTGTTAGCGACTGTGGAGCTTCTGACATGTACTTTATGTTCaatcttcaataaaaaaaaaaaaagtgctatgAGAACACATTACATGGCCTCCGTCTTTATGGGGTCAGAGGTGGgttgagaaaatgtttgagaCTTAGAAGTtggaaaaggttgagaaccactgctgCAGGTAGATGGCACTGGCCAGCAGATGGCGCCGTATATCTACCTGGTAAGCTGGTCACTGGCAGGTCCCTGATAAAATCATCCACTTCTTCAGACTTGAGGAAGTACTGCCCGTTTGGCTTGGCCTTGCGGGTTGCCAGTCGAGCCAAAAGGATGTTGGACCCTGAACAGATCAGTCAGTATGAATTTAAAAGACGTGGCGGCTGtcttgaatttttattttttattttttttttacactatgAGTCAAACTTGAACTCACCCATGCCCACTGAAGCACAGCACCCCGTTTTCTCCTTGATGTCGGCCCTGATTGCTCTGGCCAGATCGTCCGGGTTGACGCCCACCTCCGCTAGCAGAGCAGAACCGTCTATCAACACTTCATCACAGCTGAGAGCCTCGATGTCGTGGGTATAACTGCAAAGTGCAAACGTCAAAGAAGTTTGGTCAACTcgtaaatgaatgaaaaggaggTGGAGCGGCAGACTGCTTCAGTGTTCTTCTTACCCAGCCAGAATATCATACATGTTGAGCGCCACCTCTTTATAGGCCTCAAAATCATACGGGACGGCTTGCAGCGAGGGGCACAACTGTTTTGCTTTTCCGAAAAACATCCCGTTCCTCACGCCTGCCTGCCTGTGGAAAGAGAACATATATCTTCCATCACCTTCCTGTCGGTATTGAGATCAAGCCAGTAACGCTGCGTTTATCTCTTACCTAGCCTCGTAACTGCAGGAGGCGATCTCTGCCATTGATAGAGCGGCGGCGTCTTGATCCACTCCGTTGGCGTGGGACTCGGGGCTCTCTTGCGTCGGAGTTCTGTGTAGATCATCGTCTGTCCCCTCTGAGAGCAAGGTTACGTTTAAGTCACACATGTAAAAGACACACCGCACGCTGAGTCCAACTATCAGGAC
This window harbors:
- the txndc9 gene encoding thioredoxin domain-containing protein 9; translated protein: MANQSVDIITKVLEQSAKLVEEQVDAQISKLSEMDVDDLERLKEKRLEALKKAQKQKQEWLSKGHGEYREIPSEKDFFAEVKDTKNVVCHFYRSSTFRCKILDKHLAILAKKHVETKFIKLNVEKAPFLTERLHIKVIPTLALLLDGKTKDYVVGFTDLGNTDEFPTEMLEWRLGCADVINYSGNLMEPPTVSQRSGSKFTKVEKKTIRGKGYDSDSDSEED
- the rev1 gene encoding DNA repair protein REV1 isoform X3; protein product: MSRDGWAKKRASASEDNGWAEKGGYMAAKVSKLDEQFKLDAPREKQKQGTCSSIFSGVAIYVNGYTDPSADELRRLMMLHGGQFHVYYSRSKTTHIIASNLPNSKIKELKGEKVIRPEWITDSIKAGHLLPYIQYQLYATHRGPIFPGMTLRQTSEIAESSHGQLQPNVHQRLHPPQCKIKRSPLNNEQPSASCQNNSASISSHSRPQPQSARRSSAAHSVNPQPSHLASSHLITDPRHRSPLHTHPLSNPSHTKHPHKSPQSASPQEAELQINGLLQTSLDTMSHSKVNEMPECGKEDLCFAGNPKVVREAPLTNGHAHLVNGALKPEDLSPVTDQPSFDKDPSKCKFKSPPNKPQSTPVRLNGSHHKALSPDPASISATHLSAKPDPPANESLSTPNRSSVQLLEQTGGLISEFYSHSRLHQISTWRTGFSEYVNELHSKRKVAGGVCFPGRDRLRKSAAQGSTESRGTSAPIGVKSCILHVDMDCFFVSVGIRHRPDLKGKPVAVTSNRGQGKVPVRPGANPLVEQKYYQRKYTHPEPEGTDDDLHRTPTQESPESHANGVDQDAAALSMAEIASCSYEARQAGVRNGMFFGKAKQLCPSLQAVPYDFEAYKEVALNMYDILAGYTHDIEALSCDEVLIDGSALLAEVGVNPDDLARAIRADIKEKTGCCASVGMGSNILLARLATRKAKPNGQYFLKSEEVDDFIRDLPVTSLPGVGPVMGRKLAAMGVRSCGDLQQVSLSQLQKKFGPRTGQTLFRFCRGLDDRPVRYEKERKSVSAEMNYNIRFTGVDEAESFLTNLSMEVQKRLQDAGLRGRRVTLKVMVRKIGAPLEPAKYGGHGICDNLARTVMLAQSTDSGELIAAAVIKLFHAMKLQVQDMRGVGIQVQVLEGNQSAAQDSKGLRIRSIKDMLVGQGQSTRTSSRDVADTHREKSSSKTAPSSSSSPHPLSPAEPVPGTSKDHPASRQTPKHSRTRLNFSIEVPSPSQVDRSVLEALPAELREQVEQSWIKRDGRTNNCHTPDPHRYTPNSRPATPPRPPLTPVPARYTSPAGTLVLQIPNQPDSPGIVLELPSFSQVDPDVFAALPKELQEELKSAYSRVTNVQPQGIMSEQRNPLLQLKQPGMGIGIGRVKRRYKRKNVSPLKKGASPLKRRQATNSPAKSIPSPVKTRGQNILKTENGASASTSKPDIQVSVTNLTARPAPALAGACDLTDIKTLLREWVTTITEPMEEDILQVVKYCTDLIEDKDLEKLDLIIKYMKRIMQQSVESVWSMAFDFILDNVQVVVQQAYGSTLKVS
- the rev1 gene encoding DNA repair protein REV1 isoform X2 gives rise to the protein MMLHGGQFHVYYSRSKTTHIIASNLPNSKIKELKGEKVIRPEWITDSIKAGHLLPYIQYQLYATHRGPIFPGMTLRQTSEIAESSHGQLQPNVHQRLHPPQCKIKRSPLNNEQPSASCQNNSASISSHSRPQPQSARRSSAAHSVNPQPSHLASSHLITDPRHRSPLHTHPLSNPSHTKHPHKSPQSASPQEAELQINGLLQTSLDTMSHSKVNEMPECGKEDLCFAGNPKVVREAPLTNGHAHLVNGALKPEDLSPVTDQPSFDKDPSKCKFKSPPNKPQSTPGKFQTQPDPYEFPHSPPKQSEQSSGTGGQRPKPPPPAHHEAVKATETHPLPKQLQPPAQVDIISEKTHISPSSCSVSHSPVRLNGSHHKALSPDPASISATHLSAKPDPPANESLSTPNRSSVQLLEQTGGLISEFYSHSRLHQISTWRTGFSEYVNELHSKRKVAGGVCFPGRDRLRKSAAQGSTESRGTSAPIGVKSCILHVDMDCFFVSVGIRHRPDLKGKPVAVTSNRGQGKVPVRPGANPLVEQKYYQRKYTHPEPEGTDDDLHRTPTQESPESHANGVDQDAAALSMAEIASCSYEARQAGVRNGMFFGKAKQLCPSLQAVPYDFEAYKEVALNMYDILAGYTHDIEALSCDEVLIDGSALLAEVGVNPDDLARAIRADIKEKTGCCASVGMGSNILLARLATRKAKPNGQYFLKSEEVDDFIRDLPVTSLPGVGPVMGRKLAAMGVRSCGDLQQVSLSQLQKKFGPRTGQTLFRFCRGLDDRPVRYEKERKSVSAEMNYNIRFTGVDEAESFLTNLSMEVQKRLQDAGLRGRRVTLKVMVRKIGAPLEPAKYGGHGICDNLARTVMLAQSTDSGELIAAAVIKLFHAMKLQVQDMRGVGIQVQVLEGNQSAAQDSKGLRIRSIKDMLVGQGQSTRTSSRDVADTHREKSSSKTAPSSSSSPHPLSPAEPVPGTSKDHPASRQTPKHSRTRLNFSIEVPSPSQVDRSVLEALPAELREQVEQSWIKRDGRTNNCHTPDPHRYTPNSRPATPPRPPLTPVPARYTSPAGTLVLQIPNQPDSPGIVLELPSFSQVDPDVFAALPKELQEELKSAYSRVTNVQPQGIMSEQRNPLLQLKQPGMGIGIGRVKRRYKRKNVSPLKKGASPLKRRQATNSPAKSIPSPVKTRGQNILKTENGASASTSKPDIQVSVTNLTARPAPALAGACDLTDIKTLLREWVTTITEPMEEDILQVVKYCTDLIEDKDLEKLDLIIKYMKRIMQQSVESVWSMAFDFILDNVQVVVQQAYGSTLKVS
- the rev1 gene encoding DNA repair protein REV1 isoform X1, which codes for MSRDGWAKKRASASEDNGWAEKGGYMAAKVSKLDEQFKLDAPREKQKQGTCSSIFSGVAIYVNGYTDPSADELRRLMMLHGGQFHVYYSRSKTTHIIASNLPNSKIKELKGEKVIRPEWITDSIKAGHLLPYIQYQLYATHRGPIFPGMTLRQTSEIAESSHGQLQPNVHQRLHPPQCKIKRSPLNNEQPSASCQNNSASISSHSRPQPQSARRSSAAHSVNPQPSHLASSHLITDPRHRSPLHTHPLSNPSHTKHPHKSPQSASPQEAELQINGLLQTSLDTMSHSKVNEMPECGKEDLCFAGNPKVVREAPLTNGHAHLVNGALKPEDLSPVTDQPSFDKDPSKCKFKSPPNKPQSTPGKFQTQPDPYEFPHSPPKQSEQSSGTGGQRPKPPPPAHHEAVKATETHPLPKQLQPPAQVDIISEKTHISPSSCSVSHSPVRLNGSHHKALSPDPASISATHLSAKPDPPANESLSTPNRSSVQLLEQTGGLISEFYSHSRLHQISTWRTGFSEYVNELHSKRKVAGGVCFPGRDRLRKSAAQGSTESRGTSAPIGVKSCILHVDMDCFFVSVGIRHRPDLKGKPVAVTSNRGQGKVPVRPGANPLVEQKYYQRKYTHPEPEGTDDDLHRTPTQESPESHANGVDQDAAALSMAEIASCSYEARQAGVRNGMFFGKAKQLCPSLQAVPYDFEAYKEVALNMYDILAGYTHDIEALSCDEVLIDGSALLAEVGVNPDDLARAIRADIKEKTGCCASVGMGSNILLARLATRKAKPNGQYFLKSEEVDDFIRDLPVTSLPGVGPVMGRKLAAMGVRSCGDLQQVSLSQLQKKFGPRTGQTLFRFCRGLDDRPVRYEKERKSVSAEMNYNIRFTGVDEAESFLTNLSMEVQKRLQDAGLRGRRVTLKVMVRKIGAPLEPAKYGGHGICDNLARTVMLAQSTDSGELIAAAVIKLFHAMKLQVQDMRGVGIQVQVLEGNQSAAQDSKGLRIRSIKDMLVGQGQSTRTSSRDVADTHREKSSSKTAPSSSSSPHPLSPAEPVPGTSKDHPASRQTPKHSRTRLNFSIEVPSPSQVDRSVLEALPAELREQVEQSWIKRDGRTNNCHTPDPHRYTPNSRPATPPRPPLTPVPARYTSPAGTLVLQIPNQPDSPGIVLELPSFSQVDPDVFAALPKELQEELKSAYSRVTNVQPQGIMSEQRNPLLQLKQPGMGIGIGRVKRRYKRKNVSPLKKGASPLKRRQATNSPAKSIPSPVKTRGQNILKTENGASASTSKPDIQVSVTNLTARPAPALAGACDLTDIKTLLREWVTTITEPMEEDILQVVKYCTDLIEDKDLEKLDLIIKYMKRIMQQSVESVWSMAFDFILDNVQVVVQQAYGSTLKVS